From the genome of Aspergillus fumigatus Af293 chromosome 1, whole genome shotgun sequence, one region includes:
- a CDS encoding zinc-coordinating transcription factor SFP1: MLGSSEETLSSPPSLHYSPSIAEYDRASTRDTTPVTTPLGFGVSSRKPDREKDSGGSWAGNSLNTDDARSPHHDNQDFRTQLKEDFDFPLFSSSPLTFNKMTGTATPIDIATRQTSVSPPGQQASNLTSALQRAGTGERTGSISHPSGIGINVFKAPPPRKDSLSAASAQWGNGTKPISMAGSNRDKPRRESLAGSLVGGMSWGGVSVGSWIRDDIIMTGTSPFAFGQSPSFHSSSYLPKLEANFMRDFSCCGITLPTLHDLLQHYEEAHATKSPQQSHRPSQTDGRAALAAAAMAQQQNQQMNNQSRGLQADRGGDLQRKLSPNPQLQPHSDLDTIDDMELDDAMGDSDPTTSQLFSSQTQNNTQNGFGNSNQRGPQLNLSMLPSHQGFKGSQPGTPVPSGHPLSLQNNPTVSSVNTPTLMANPLQNSQFRNTPDSSAPGTPAELDENVISGFGDLGMQNNALLQGQSQFRFAGNNDMVDLCIDEPAKRLFSPTGGINTSNAHFKLSGAQYGPNSEIARRIREQQLLAGVPDTTALLPNEEPKPFRCPVIGCEKAYKNQNGLKYHKAHGHNNQQLHDNADGTFSIVNPETSTPYPGTLGMEKEKPYRCEVCGKRYKNLNGLKYHKSHSPPCNPDFQLAAGRNLAFGGGVMQGQNINVAGAGLPGIGEEGLL; this comes from the exons ATGCTCGGCTCATCAGAGGAAACTCTCAgttctcctccttctctccatTACTCTCCTTCTATCGCAGAATACGATCGCGCCTCTACTCGGGATACGACACCTGTCACTACCCCTCTCGGGTTTGGCGTATCGTCTCGCAAACCAGACAGGGAAAAGGACTCAGGTGGCTCGTGGGCTGGAAATTCACTAAACACCGACGACGCTCGTTCACCTCACCACGATAATCAAGATTTTCGAACACAGCTTAAAGAGGACTTTGATTTCCCTCTCTTTTCATCCTCTCCCCTCACCTTCAACAAGATGACAGGAACAGCTACTCCGATCGACATCGCCACTCGCCAGACCTCAGTCTCTCCTCCAGGACAGCAGGCGTCAAATCTGACATCTGCCCTACAGAGAGCTGGGACTGGTGAGCGAACAGGTAGCATTTCTCATCCCAGTGGCATCGGTATCAATGTCTTCAAAGCCCCGCCTCCCCGCAAAGACTCTCTCAGTGCAGCCTCCGCACAATGGGGCAACGGAACGAAACCAATCTCCATGGCGGGGTCTAATCGCGATAAGCCTCGTCGGGAGTCGCTTGCTGGAAGCTTGGTTGGTGGTATGAGCTGGGGTGGTGTCTCTGTTGGAAGCTGGATACGTGACGA TATCATTATGACTGGAACCTCCCCGTTCGCTTTCGGACAATCTCCCTCTTTCCATTCCTCTTCCTATTTGCCCAAACTGGAAGCCAACTTCATGCGTGATTTCTCCTGCTGTGGCATCACTCTCCCCACTCTTCATGATCTGTTGCAGCACTACGAAGAGGCGCATGCTACCAAGTCACCTCAACAGAGTCATCGTCCAAGCCAGACTGATGGGCGAGCTGcgcttgctgctgccgcgaTGGCGCAGCAACAAAACCAACAGATGAACAACCAAAGTCGAGGTCTACAAGCGGATAGAGGTGGGGATTTACAGCGAAAATTGAGTCCGAACCCGCAGCTTCAGCCACACTCTGACCTCGACACTATTGACGATATGGAGCTGGATGACGCTATGGGGGACAGTGATCCGACGACCTCACAATTATTCTCGTCCCAGACGCAGAACAACACGCAAAATGGATTCGGAAATTCTAATCAGAGAGGTCCCCAGCTCAATCTGTCTATGCTTCCGAGTCATCAGGGTTTTAAAGGCTCCCAACCAGGAACGCCAGTTCCGTCTGGCCACCCACTATCATTGCAGAATAATCCCACGGTTTCCTCGGTTAACACACCAACACTCATGGCGAATCCACTCCAGAATTCGCAGTTCAGAAACACGCCGGATTCTTCGGCACCTGGAACTCCTGCAGAACTCGACGAAAACGTGATTAGTGGTTTTGGTGACTTGGGTATGCAGAATAATGCTCTGCTACAAGGTCAATCGCAGTTCAGATTTGCTGGTAACAATGACATGGTAGACCTTTGCATTGACGAACCGGCGAAACGTCTCTTCAGCCCTACTGGAGGGATCAATACTTCTAATGCGCACTTCAAGCTTAGTGGAGCGCAATATGGTCCTAACAGTGAAATCGCTCGACGGATACGGGAACAACAGCTGTTGGCAGGTGTCCCCGACACCACAGCTTTGCTTCCCAATGAAGAGCCCAAGCCCTTCAGATGCCCCGTCATTGGATGTGAGAAGGCGTATAAGAACCAGAACGGTCTCAAATATCACAAAGCT CATGGTCacaacaatcaacaattGCATGATAACGCAGATGGTACTTTCTCGATTGTGAATCCAGAGACATCGACACCATATCCTGGTACTCTTGGtatggaaaaggaaaagccgTACCGCTGCGAAGTTTGTGGGAAGCGCTACAAGAACTTGAACGGTCTCAAGTACCACAAATCTCATTCCCCGCCATGCAATCCCGATTTTcagcttgctgctggtcgcAATCTGGCATTCGGTGGAGGTGTTATGCAGGGGCAGAACATCAATGTGGCTGGGGCTGGCCTCCCCGGTATCGGCGAAGAAGGTCTTCTATGA
- a CDS encoding glycoside hydrolase family 1 protein — MGSTTTSTLPPDFLWGFATASYQIEGAVDEDGRGPSIWDTFCKIPGKIAGGASGEVACDSYHRTHEDIALLKECGAKAYRFSISWSRVIPLGGRNDPVNEKGLQHYVKFVDDLLAAGITPLVTLFHWDLPDALDKRYGGLLNKEEFVADFANYARVMFNAFGSKVKYWITFNEPWCSSVLGYNVGQFAPGRTSDRTKSPVGDGSREPWIVGHNILVAHGAAVKIYREEFKPRDGGEIGITLNGDWAEPWDPENPADVEACDRKIEFAISWFADPIYHGKYPDSMVKQLGDRLPTWTPEDIALVHGSNDFYGMNHYCANYIKAKTGEPDPNDVAGNLEILLQNKNGEWIGPETQSPWLRPHPIGFRKLLKWLSDRYNQPKIYVTENGTSLKGESDLPVDQIVNDDFRVQYFREYIAAMADAYTLDGVNVRAYMAWSLMDNFEWAEGYETRFGVTFVDYANNQRRIPKKSAKVLREIFDQYIEKA, encoded by the exons ATGGGCTCCACAACTACCTCGACACTTCCTCCAGACTTTCTTTGGGGATTCGCAACTGCGAG CTACCAAATTGAGGGAGCTGTGGATGAAGACGGGCGAGGCCCGTCTATTTGGGATACATTTTGCAAAATCCCCGGCAAAATTGCCGGTGGAGCCTCTGGCGAGGTGGCTTGCGACTCCTACCACCGCACCCATGAGGATATTGCCCTGCTCAAGGAGTGTGGTGCAAAGGCATACCGTTTTTCTATCTCATG GTCTCGTGTCATCCCTCTGGGTGGCCGGAATGACCCTGTCAATGAAAAGGGTCTCCAGCACTATGTCAAGTTCGTCGACGACTTGCTCGCGGCGGGTATTACTCCTCTCGTTACCCTCTTCCACTGGGATCTTCCCGACGCCCTCGACAAGCGGTACGGTGGTCTTCTGAACAAGGAAGAATTTGTCGCCGATTTTGCCAACTATGCTCGCGTAATGTTCAATGCTTTCGGCTCAAAAGTGAAGTACTGGATTACTTTCAATGAGCCCTGGTGCAGCAGTGTGCTTGGGTACAATGTCGGCCAGTTCGCCCCTGGCAGGACCAGCGACCGTACCAAGAGCCCCGTCGGCGACGGTTCGCGCGAGCCCTGGATCGTCGGCCACAACATCCTTGTTGCTCATGGAGCGGCAGTGAAGATTTACAGAGAAGAATTCAAGCCCAGAGACGGTGGTGAGATTGGCATTACCTTGAATG GTGACTGGGCTGAGCCGTGGGACCCCGAGAACCCTGCGGACGTCGAAGCCTGCGATCGCAAAATTGAGTTCGCTATCTCCTGGTTCGCTGACCCCATCTATCACGGCAAGTACCCAGACAGCATGGTCAAACAATTGGGGGACCGCCTGCCCACCTGGACCCCTGAAGATATCGCCCTCGTCCACGGCAGCAACGATTTCTACGGCATGAACCACTACTGCGCCAACTACATCAAGGCCAAGACGGGCGAACCGGACCCCAATGACGTCGCCGGCAACCTGGAGATCCTCCTGCAGAACAAGAACGGCGAATGGATCGGTCCCGAGACACAGTCACCCTGGCTGCGTCCCCACCCCATCGGGTTCCGGAAGCTGCTGAAGTGGCTCAGCGATCGCTACAACCAGCCCAAGATTTACGTAACCGAGAACGGGACCAGTCTCAAGGGCGAGAGTGACCTCCCCGTGGACCAGATCGTGAACGACGACTTCCGTGTGCAATATTTCCGCGAGTATATCGCTGCCATGGCGGACGCTTACACGCTGGACGGTGTGAATGTCCGCGCTTACATGGCGTGGAGCTTGATGGA TAACTTCGAATGGGCCGAAGGCTACGAGACCAGATTTGGCGTCACCTTCGTCGACTACGCAAACAACCAAAGGAGAATACCCAAGAAGAGCGCCAAGGTCCTCCGCGAGATTTTCGATCAATACATCGAGAAGGCTTAA
- a CDS encoding WD40 repeat domain-containing protein: protein MATPLISTPVKFHHGLFSSKTAGGRMPLTPSPHARRASVASNHSSPFTPPRQSADATKDNGRLVYGGNLSSYFAKSVAKTSKTYRESPKSNIARTRKSPRHLELGVSDWSLTGTGPSSGQSPSSRERARKEVSARTRSGKTTVRIPHNAGDRFIPNRSASEGLTTTGTAKPEENQRPKSGSSEGSAVLASAASAFDIGGRGVDDDLTAALENLGLEDNDNSTTSYTKPAPDAVAYESSLADACGVNLNTRILAFKPPPPESSKPIDLRAQYNRPLKSSKAKGSQFRRRVQTAPERVLDAPGLLDDYYLNLLDWSSGNQVAIGLERNVYVWSADSGSVNCLLETSPDTYVSSVKWSGDGAYVGVGLGTGEVQIWDVEEGTKLRSMFGHDSRVGVMGWSKHTLSTGARSGLVFNHDVRIAQHKVAELVSHTSEVCGLEWRPDGAQLATGGNDNLVNIWDARSLSAPKFTKTNHRAAVKALSWCPWQLNLLATGGGSYDRHIHFWNTTTGARTNSIDTGSQVTSLRWSNHYREIVSSSGFPDNSLSIWSYPTLVRNVEIPAHETRVLHSCLSPDGQLLATAAADESLKFWKIFERKPGTSASASREGGVGSKAQMTKSMTIR, encoded by the coding sequence ATGGCTACCCCGTTGATATCGACTCCGGTGAAGTTCCATCACGGACTGTTTTCATCCAAGACCGCTGGCGGTCGCATGCCTCTCACACCATCTCCTCACGCAAGAAGAGCGAGTGTGGCATCGAATCATTCATCTCCCTTCACGCCTCCTCGTCAATCGGCAGATGCTACGAAAGACAACGGTCGCTTGGTCTACGGCGGCAATCTCTCCTCATATTTTGCTAAATCGGTCGCGAAGACATCAAAAACTTACCGAGAATCTCCCAAATCAAACATTGCGAGGACGCGCAAGTCACCAAGGCATCTTGAGCTTGGTGTCTCGGACTGGTCTTTAACCGGCACAGGCCCTTCCTCAGGGCAGTCTCCGTCATCAAGAGAACGAGCCCGGAAAGAAGTTTCTGCTCGCACAAGGTCGGGCAAGACAACCGTTCGCATCCCCCACAATGCTGGTGACAGATTCATTCCCAACAGGTCCGCAAGCGAAGGACTGACAACAACTGGAACTGCCAAACCCGAGGAGAACCAGCGGCCTAAGTCGGGCAGCAGTGAAGGATCCGCCGTTCTTGCAAGTGCTGCGAGCGCCTTCGACATCGGAGGCCGAGGAGTAGATGATGATCTGACTGCTGCTCTTGAAAACCTCGGTCTTGAGGACAATGACAACTCAACGACGTCGTACACCAAGCCAGCGCCCGATGCCGTCGCCTACGAATCGTCGCTCGCTGACGCCTGCGGCGTCAATTTGAACACtcgcatcctcgccttcaaGCCACCGCCTCCAGAATCGTCAAAGCCAATTGACTTGAGAGCACAGTACAATCGTCCATTAAAATCGAGCAAAGCCAAAGGTTCTCAATTCCGCCGCAGAGTTCAGACCGCTCCTGAGCGTGTATTGGACGCCCCTGGTCTTCTTGATGATTACTATCTCAATCTGCTGGACTGGAGCTCTGGAAACCAGGTCGCTATTGGTCTTGAGCGCAATGTCTATGTGTGGTCGGCGGATTCTGGATCTGTCAATTGCCTGCTAGAGACTTCTCCTGATACATATGTCAGTAGTGTCAAATGGAGCGGCGATGGCGCATATGTTGGAGTGGGTCTTGGCACGGGAGAGGTGCAGATCTGGGACGTGGAGGAAGGCACCAAGCTTCGAAGCATGTTTGGCCATGACTCCCGTGTTGGTGTGATGGGCTGGTCCAAGCACACATTGTCGACCGGTGCGCGCAGCGGTCTCGTCTTCAACCACGATGTTCGCATCGCTCAACACAAGGTCGCAGAGCTCGTCTCCCATACGTCAGAAGTCTGTGGTCTGGAATGGCGACCCGATGGCGCTCAACTCGCCACGGGCGGTAATGACAACCTTGTCAACATCTGGGACGCGCGGTCTCTGAGTGCTCCCAAGTTTACCAAGACAAACCACCGCGCGGCTGTGAAAGCTTTGAGTTGGTGCCCTTGGCAGTTGAACCTGCTCGCGACGGGTGGCGGTTCGTATGACCGTCACATCCACTTCTGGAATACCACCACCGGTGCCCGGACCAACAGTATCGATACTGGCTCACAGGTCACCAGCTTGAGATGGAGCAACCACTACCGGGAGATTGTCAGCTCAAGCGGATTTCCTGACAATTCTCTGAGTATCTGGAGCTATCCCACCCTGGTCCGTAACGTAGAGATTCCGGCTCATGAGACACGAGTTCTTCACAGCTGCCTGAGCCCCGACGGTCAATTGCTGGCCACTGCCGCTGCTGATGAGAGTTTgaaattctggaagatcttcGAGCGCAAGCCTGGTACCAGTGCTTCGGCGTCCCGGGAAGGTGGCGTTGGAAGCAAAGCTCAGATGACCAAGTCTATGACCATTCGGTAG
- a CDS encoding Kelch motif domain protein: MARQPSSTITSNTIRTSPPVFAQFREDPLSWIRSRDSIPMTPTPSLHQRPQSAYLMPTSPARGRRGSTDYRPVIRKAQGNVPACLVNASVTYCNNEQIYAFGGFDQFTDEVYNHVLRLDLKALHWELVDNYGDIPGVRMGHTATLYQGDKLIVFGGENEHREYLSDIVILDIPTSTWTQPEIRGQIPRGRARHAAVIHDEKLFIIGGVTGENNVILDDLCYLDLKTWTWSRSWRFTARFDHTAWVWGDRLWIFGGLDPDMERTTDIWWLDLKGSPFLGTPSSQGTVDSPGIINRMTHSPDPVYSSPTQQLPGRSGSYAANSGSVQVRNSGRKKPIAPGAISCHKFRSGPYVPALFAGTHFQAHASGVLLDLITPSETVRTYECKLSALELDTLRWQKLADGQEIFKPGYRWHYCTVDASGTKAWLLGCSLDVGAAPGNSDENHMSEVLCIDLEKYGLLGNELATLSPDQSRALVSERSGLPPISGLGADLSAVFDQPPESGSDADFIITANPDDIESPDDVAEDVAPTESRPAFLPANAPTSPPIHVHRIILQLRWPHFKRLYSAQMAEYHSKRMHIPEPYSVVRAFLYYLYTDSISGHPEYCSSIIDVAGMLVMANLYDMPKLRLLCVNRLSRELDVENAAIIWERAGRTNEDWLMRRAAQFCLSHWGRVVRTDGFKSLSRQSLIELCEVVDMEGRIVAGPELELVGALGAEGLDLSRDTKRSRPSVGGAMTDDVDDLEGDDVDGMEIV, encoded by the exons ATGGCGCGGCAGCCGTCCTCCACTATTACGAGTAATACTATCCGTACATCCCCCCCGGTCTTCGCCCAGTTCCGTGAGGACCCACTGTCTTGGATCAGATCAAGAGATTCAATTCCAATGACTCCCACCCCCTCACTTCATCAGAGACCACAGAGCGCATACCTCATGCCGACCAGTCCAGCTAGAGGTCGCCGTGGTAGCACGGATTATCGCCCGGTCATCCGCAAGGCCCAAGGCAATGTTCCTGCGTGTTTGGTCAATGCATCCGTGACGTATTGCAACAATGAGCAGATCTATGCatttggaggatttgatCAGTTCACAGACGAAG TTTACAACCATGTCCTGAGGCTAGACTTGAAAGCACTTCATTGGGAACTTGTGGATAATTATGGCGATATTCCTGGTGTTCGCATGG GACACACTGCTACTCTTTATCAAGGCGACAAACTCATCGTCTTCGGGGGAGAAAACGAACATCGCGAGTACCTCTCTGATatcgtcatcctcgataTTCCCACTTCGACCTGGACTCAACCGGAAATTCGTGGACAAATCCCGCGGGGAAGGGCTCGTCATGCTGCTGTCATTCATGACGAGAAGCTTTTCATTATAGGTGGTGTTACTGGAGAGAACAATGTGATTCTCGATGACCTATGCTACCTCGACCTGAAAACATGGACCTGGTCCCGGAGTTGGAGATTCACAGCTCGTTTCGACCACACTGCCTGGGTTTGGGGGGACCGTCTTTGGATATTCGGAGGCCTTGACCCGGATATGGAACGCACAACAGATATTTGGTGGCTTGATCTCAAGGGCTCGCCGTTTCTTGGAACTCCGTCTTCACAAGGTACCGTGGATTCCCCTGGAATAATCAACAGAATGACTCATAGTCCAGACCCGGTATATAGTAGTCCAACCCAGCAGCTGCCTGGCCGGTCCGGTAGCTACGCGGCGAATTCTGGGAGTGTACAAGTTCGCAACTCCGGTCGAAAGAAGCCAATTGCCCCAGGAGCTATCTCTTGTCATAAGTTCCGATCCGGTCCTTATGTTCCTGCCTTGTTTGCTGGAACCCACTTCCAGGCTCACGCATCTGgtgtcctcctcgacctgatCACTCCTTCCGAAACAGTCCGGACGTATGAGTGCAAGTTATCGGCTTTGGAGCTTGACACTCTTCGTTGGCAGAAACTAGCTGATGGGCAAGAGATTTTCAAGCCCGGGTACCGCTGGCATTATTGTACAGTCGACGCTAGTGGCACCAAAGCCTGGCTGCTGGGATGCAGCCTTGACGTTGGCGCCGCTCCTGGCAACAGTGATGAGAATCATATGAGCGAAGTTCTTTGCATTGACCTGGAGAAATACGGGTTGCTTGGCAATGAACTGGCGACCCTGTCTCCTGATCAAAGCAGGGCTTTGGTATCAGAAAGGTCAGGACTGCCGCCCATTTCTGGGCTTGGTGCCGATCTCTCCGCTGTCTTCGACCAACCTCCAGAATCCGGCAGTGATGCTGACTTTATCATCACCGCAAATCCTGATGACATCGAATCTCCGGACGATGTGGCAGAGGACGTTGCTCCAACAGAGTCTCGGCCGGCGTTCCTGCCCGCGAATGCTCCTACCTCGCCTCCTATTCACGTACATCGCATCATCCTGCAGCTCCGATGGCCGCATTTCAAGCGACTGTATTCTGCGCAAATGGCGGAGTATCACTCTAAGAGAATGCACATTCCTGAACCATACTCTGTCGTCCGTGCTTTCCTCTACTATCTTTACACAGACAGCATATCAGGGCACCCTGAATATTGCTCCAGCATCATCGATGTTGCAGGTATGCTCGTCATGGCGAACCTGTATGACATGCCAAAGCTGCGCCTGCTCTGCGTAAATCGCTTGAGCCGCGAGTTAGATGTGGAGAACGCGGCCATCATCTGGGAACGGGCCGGGCGGACCAACGAAGATTGGTTGATGCGGCGCGCCGCACAATTTTGCCTCAGCCACTGGGGTCGCGTTGTCCGGACCGACGGCTTCAAATCACTCAGTCGTCAGAGCTTGATTGAGCTGTGCGAGGTGGTCGACATGGAAGGTCGGATTGTTGCCGGGCCGGAACTGGAGCTAGTGGGTGCTCTAGGAGCGGAGGGACTTGATCTCAGCAGGGATACCAAACGATCCCGGCCTTCCGTTGGAGGCGCTATGACTGACGACgtggatgatctcgaagGGGACGATGTGGATGGAATGGAGATTGTTTGA
- the dus3 gene encoding tRNA dihydrouridine synthase DUS3, whose protein sequence is MEPTTQTDPMTVTPKHELENGAAVAANDEEHPSKKQRLESISITEQEVSDGAPKRIKGVAPIKAEFLVQKSARSQPVEESALSLSADDAAEAAHYQEREGDQKGKKKASGQNKGRDFGRSEDAKGLCPSRAFSPEFSPKECKFGEKCRFEHDVRTYLKEHKREDLTTFGGICPIWDAKGRCPYGFKCRLVGSHMTERDTSDGRKELILLEDEERKKKARPVVPYASEDGLVNIVSNEDKIAVARRKTTTPRSDVYLAWLDKMSKALEKNLHGRHLEEGGADEGARAQTNDQVEENRAAYVEPPFLPSEKRRIYFGPETPTLAPLTTQGNLPFRRLCIDYGCQFTYSEMAMGMSLIQGQKSEWALMKAHESEALPPTISSTADVVQGYDNSKDFKFGAQIAGNKPWHAIKATELLSRLTPNLRVIDLNCGCPIDQVFREGAGSALLDHPSKLEKMLRGMNAVSEMIPITVKIRTGTRDNSPNATKLIERLVLGGHESGILNIGPPGVAAVTLHGRSRQQRYTKMADWSYIAECAALIKRLNEKKDDVTDTVREPDERMLPNGGKVFFLGNGDCYSHYDYDDHINNAGVDAVMVGRGAIIKPWVFEEIQAGQYLDKSATERLAMIEKYAKYGLDTWGSDEHGVGTTRRFMLEWLSFTYRYVPIGLLEYLPPHIQDRPPAWRGRNELETLLGSPNYKDWIKITEMFLGPAHKDFKFEPKHKSNAYEPQG, encoded by the exons ATGGAGCCTACCACCCAGACAGATCCCATGACGGTCACGCCGAAGCATGAGCTCGAGAACGGTGCTGCAGTTGCTGCCAACGATGAAGAGCATCCGTCCAAGAAACAAAGATTGGAAAGCATCTCTATCACCGAGCAGGAAGTGAGCGACGGTGCTCCCAAGCGTATAAAGGGAGTAGCCCCAATCAAGGCTGA GTTCCTAGTCCAAAAGTCCGCTCGGTCCCAGCCCGTTGAAGAGAGCGCTCTCAGTCTCAGTGCCGACGATGCGGCAGAAGCCGCTCACTACCAGGAACGAGAGGGCGaccaaaaaggaaagaaaaaagcctCCGGTCAAAACAAGGGGCGCGATTTCGGAAGATCAGAAGATGCGAAAGGTCTTTGCCCGTCTAGAGCTTTCAGTCCGGAGTTCTCACCGAAAGAGTGTAAGTTCGGCGAGAAGTGCCGCTTTGAACACGATGTACGGACGTACCTGAAGGAGCATAAGCGGGAAGATCTTACAACATTTGGTGGCATCTGTCCCATATGGGACGCCAAAGGCAGATGCCCTTATGGGTTCAAATGTCGCCTTGTGGGCTCCCACATGACTGAGCGAGATACTTCTGATGGAAGAAAAGAACTGATCCTActcgaggatgaggagcgcaagaagaaagctCGACCGGTTGTTCCGTATGCGTCAGAAGACGGACTTGTGAACATTGTTTCAAACGAGGATAAGATTGCGGTAGCCCGGAGGAAGACAACGACTCCCCGATCTGATGTATACTTAGCGTGGCTCGACAAGATGTCGAAGGCACTGGAGAAAAACCTTCATGGTCGGCATCTGGAAGAAGGTGGCGCAGACGAAGGAGCTCGTGCTCAGACAAATGATCAGGTTGAGGAGAACCGAGCAGCCTACGTCGAGCCGCCATTCTTGCCCTCAGAGAAGCGGCGCATCTACTTTGGTCCAGAGACTCCTACCCTAGCGCCTTTAACAACGCAGGGAAATCTTCCCTTCCGGAGACTGTGTATAGATTATGGCTGCCAATTCACGTATTCCGAAATGGCCATGGGCATGTCTTTGATTCAAGGTCAAAAATCAGAATGGGCGCTGATGAAAGCGCATGAGTCCGAAGCGCTTCCGCCCACAATTTCATCGACAGCCGACGTTGTGCAGGGTTATGACAACTCCAAGGATTTCAAATTCGGTGCTCAAATTGCAGGCAACAAGCCTTGGCACGCGATCAAAGCTACGGAGTTGTTGAGTCGTCTGACTCCTAACCTGCGTGTTATTGACTTGAACTGTGGTTGCCCTATCGACCAAGTTTTTCGCGAAGGAGCGGGTTCCGCCCTTCTTGATCATCCCTCGaaactggagaagatgctccGTGGTATGAATGCCGTCTCGGAGATGATCCCAATCACAGTCAAAATTCGCACAGGAACAAGAGACAACTCTCCAAATGCCACAAAACTTATCGAACGTTTGGTTCTCGGAGGTCATGAATCTGGCATCTTGAATATCGGCCCTCCTGGCGTCGCAGCCGTTACCCTTCATGGACGTAGCAGACAGCAGCGATATACGAAAATGGCGGATTGGAGCTACATCGCCGAATGCGCCGCGCTTATCAAACGACTGAacgagaagaaagatgatgtCACGGATACTGTTCGAGAACCAGATGAACGTATGCTGCCAAACGGCGGCAAGGTCTTTTTCCTCGGAAATGGAGATTGTTATTCCCATTATGACTACGACGACCATATCAACAATGCCGGTGTGGATGCCGTAATGGTCGGTCGAGGAGCAATCATCAAGCCCTGGGTCTTCGAGGAAATCCAGGCAGGTCAGTACCTCGATAAGTCAGCTACCGAAAGATTGGCCATGATCGAGAAATACGCCAAGTACGGTCTAGATACCTGGGGCTCGGATGAGCATGGCGTTGGCACGACGAGACGTTTCATGCTGGAATGGCTCAGCTTCACATATCGCTATGTACCGATCGGACTGCTCGAGTATCTGCCCCCTCACATTCAAGACAGGCCCCCTGCTTGGAGGGGCAGAAATGAATTGGAAACCCTCCTGGGCAGTCCCAATTACAAAGACTGGATCAAGATCAC GGAAATGTTCCTCGGTCCAGCACATAAAGATTTCAAATTCGAGCCAAAGCACAAGTCCAACGCCTATGAGCCGCAGGGTTGA
- a CDS encoding transcription initiation factor IIA large subunit, which translates to MSNQQVGTVFDRVIQEVCDASQVDFEESGVDQQTLIDLRKSWQKKLSSLGVAHFPWDPAPPQPAPPQTQNQILPPTAPVPSNAPRPAPPQQTQQQHVPPQQHLPQSLPGTVPPMQAPAPAHMGQQSHIKSEPGLNGQPGMPHMSNMMSAPSSNPQSARERAANMLHQRYGAAAASSVSQLQAQSHASMGLPGQQHRPQYPAQTPNGQTPAIKQEPGYSSAPQPNMTNSQTDGAGADALSDWKAEVARRREAAERQNGEGDRFLREHLRQRMLQFEGGGLLMPLDERQSSSSTSRRERHLTDAHSAVGINSIANSAQPQAQFDGPGGDDDREEDDEDAINSDLDDPDDLVAEDHDAEDSVGEVMLCTYDKVQRVKNKWKCTLKDGILTTGGKE; encoded by the exons ATGTCTAATCAGCAGGTG GGCACGGTGTTTGATCGTGTCATCCAGGAGGTCTGCGATGCTTCTCAGGTCGATTTCGAAGAAAGTGGCGTCGATCAGCAAACGTTAATAGATCTGCGAAAG AGCTGGCAGAAAAAGCTCTCGTCGCTTGGTGTCGCCCATTTCCCTTGGGATCCTGCGCCACCACAGCCCGCCCCTCCTCAGACTCAAAACCAAATACTCCCTCCTACTGCTCCTGTGCCTTCAAACGCTCCTCGAcctgctcctccacaacAGACACAGCAACAACATGTTCCGCCCCAACAACATCTTCCCCAATCCCTACCGGGGACGGTACCTCCGATGCAAGCGCCTGCGCCCGCGCACATGGGGCAGCAATCTCACATCAAGAGCGAACCGGGCCTCAATGGGCAACCGGGAATGCCTCACATGAGCAACATGATGTCGGCTCCTTCCTCAAATCCTCAGTCGGCACGCGAACGTGCTGCCAATATGCTTCATCAGAGATACGGTGCCGCAGCAGCTAGCTCGGTCAGTCAGTTGCAAGCGCAGTCTCACGCATCTATGGGACTGCCAGGACAGCAACACCGTCCTCAGTACCCTGCACAGACGCCCAATGGACAGACGCCAGCCATCAAACAAGAGCCGGGCTATTCATCCGCCCCCCAACCCAATATGACTAATTCTCAGACAGATGGTGCAGGGGCCGATGCTTTATCAGATTGGAAAGCGGAGGTTGCACGGAGACGCGAGGCCGCGGAACGCCAGAACGGCGAGGGTGATCGGTTCCTACGCGAACATTTGAGACAGCGTATGCTTCAATTCGAGGGAGGTGGACTACTTATGCCTCTAGATGAGCGTCagtcctcttcatcaacgTCGAGACGGGAACGTCACCTTACTGATGCCCATTCTGCTGTCGGAATCAACTCGATCGCGAACTCTGCCCAGCCTCAGGCGCAGTTTGATGGCCCTGGTGGCGACGATGACagggaggaagacgacgaagatgccaTCAATTCCGACCTTGACGATCCGGATGACCTGGTTGCTGAGGatcatgatgctgaagattCTGTTGGAGAGGTCATGCTCTGTACGTACGATAAAGTGCAGCGCGTCAAGAACAAGTGGAAGTGTACTCTGAAGGATGGTATCCTAACCACAGGCGGCAAGGAGTAA